ACCGGCTGCGCACGCTGCTCGCCCGGGACGCGTACGGGCCGCTGCGCACCGTCCACGTCGTCCAGCGCAAGCCGCGCTTCTCCCGCTCGCTGGCCGGGGACGGGCACCCGACCGCGTTCGACGTCGAACTGCCGCACTCGCTGGGGCTGTGCCTGGCGCTGGCCGGTCCGGGCCGGGTGACCGGCGCGGGCGGCACCGACATGGTGGTGGGCGGCCGGGTGCTGCCCCGGCTCGGCACCGCCTGGCTCAACCTCCAGCACGACAGCGGGGTGTGGACCCGCATCCGCTCCGACCTCACCTCGCCGGTGCGCGAGCGCCGGGTCACCCTGGAGCTGGCGCACGGCACCCTGATCGGGCACTTCCCCGGCAGCGAGGCCGACGCGTACGCCCGGCTGACCGTCATCGACCGGGACGGCGAGAGCACCGAGCTGCTGCACGACGACGCGCTGGGCGGATTCCTGGAGCACACCTACCGCTACTACGCGGCGGACGGCGACCGGCGCGGGCCGCACCCGGACCTGGCGGTCAACGCCCAGGTGGTGCGGCTGCTCGACCGGGCCAAGGCGATCGCGGCCCGGCCGGTGCCCGGCGGCGCGCGGCGGACGGCGGCGGCCCGGTGAGCGCCCTGCGCAAGGGCGGCCGGCCCCGGCGCCGACGGGCGA
The window above is part of the Kitasatospora sp. NA04385 genome. Proteins encoded here:
- a CDS encoding Gfo/Idh/MocA family oxidoreductase, producing MSNGLGTLLVGMGRAGSGLHLPVLRRLRGAPGTAHLFAAAPVLAVDPHRGPAPAADLRPTTLAEAPRLLDPARTVVHLCTPPTERAAALEALGRLGYRRVLLEKPVAADSRGLDELLALRDRYGLDLAVVAQWLGSRLTDRLRTLLARDAYGPLRTVHVVQRKPRFSRSLAGDGHPTAFDVELPHSLGLCLALAGPGRVTGAGGTDMVVGGRVLPRLGTAWLNLQHDSGVWTRIRSDLTSPVRERRVTLELAHGTLIGHFPGSEADAYARLTVIDRDGESTELLHDDALGGFLEHTYRYYAADGDRRGPHPDLAVNAQVVRLLDRAKAIAARPVPGGARRTAAAR